The Oryzias latipes chromosome 9, ASM223467v1 region CTGATGACCTATTCAGGGTAGGCTCCTTCTTtccacccaacagtagctgggataggctccaggaaCCCCGTGCCGCCAAaaggggatggatggatggatggatggatggatggatggatggatagatggatagatggatagatggatagatggatagatggatagatggatagatggatagatggatagatggatagatagatagatagatagatagatagatagatagatagatagatagatagatagatagatagatagatagatagatagatagatagatagatagatagatagatagatagatagatagatagatagatagatagatagatagatagatagatagatagatatgctGTGGATGATGTTGTGTAGTCTTATGATGATGATATCCAATATTCATATATCCCAGCTGGCATCAAGTGAAGGCAGGTTAAACCTGGACAGGTTTGGATCACACTCACTTCTAACAGAAACATATGTCTTTGATTAATCAGTTAAACACGATTAAACTGTGGAAAGAacctaaagaacaaaaaaaagaaaaacccacatCCACAGAGAACATGCAATCTCCACACAGACAGGGCCCAGCCAAGACTTGAACCAGCAATTTCTCCCTGTCAAACGCCATTCCCGGCTAAAACCTGAGAAGTTAGCTTCAAGATTTCCAAACACCAAGGCTGTCAAAAGAAATTTGTCAAAAGACGTACGCCACTTTGTTTCAGAATGAGTTTGGATTTAAGTTATTTTACGTTTGTTTTGGTTCACAGACTAAAGTTTGGGAACAGAGGCAAGTGTGTGACAATGGCTCCACTCCTTGAGCataaatcatgagaaaaagttCCAAAAAACAATCAGGGCAATCTTTGAAAGTTTTTAACGCTGATTTAACACGTTCTGATGCTAGCCTATCCAATCAAGTTCCTCAAATGACAGAAGCCACTCATTAAAACCATTAAAACTACGGAATCTTTGAAGTTCTTTCTCCAGCAGAACTCTTGCATCTAAAGCTCATCTTTGCCTAACTGCAGCTCTGTTCAGGAGCTATAAACCAGACTACATCATTTTTTGCTAAATGTGGAATCTACTTGTACATTTTTGTGCTTATTCTAGCAGCTGTgttatgtacagtacagaccaaaggtttggatacgccttctcattcaaatgaatgggaaggtgtttccaaacgtttggtctgtactgtaagtaTCTGCGCAAATATAAGAGGAACTGAATTCTTTGTTGTTCGGTTTGTCCACTGCTCATGGCTTCAGCGTCCAAAGCTCCTTATCCTCCAAATGTTCAGCTACAGCAGCTTGGttgttacaaaaatgtttaaaatcggGCCACAACAGGAGTGGTTCATATTTCCAATGTAAAGTAAACTACACCTAGTCCATTTGGAAGTGGAAAAGGTGTCCAAGACTGCCTCTTGGTCCACACTTGGTCTGGACTGGTGTAGGAAAGGAACTCTGATGTTTTAACAGAATCAAAGGACGTAGGTGTAAAGCCACCCTGAGACAGGGTGTCCAATTCCTTTCACTGTCCTGTTTCTTTTCCAACCCCCATTGGCCTCTGTGGCGTTTCTTTTTCACTAAAAACATGTGATCCATATAATTTAGCAGAAGAGGGGATTAGGAAAAGCAAGCAGGACACTGATCTTCAAAAACAGGGACAGCACCCCCTGTATTTTGACATGAGCTAGAGGGGGGTGAAGCATGCGACAATGCAGTGAGGAAGTGTTGGTTGTGAAGCAGACCTCCTGTGCAAACGCCTCCCTCCTCATCCTGGCAGCTTCGTGCCTCCATAGCTTCAGGCAAACTCCTGCGCTGATGAAATACAGCACCAtggtgatgaagaggaagatgatggCTGCAGTCTGCCCGGCCTCCGTGCGGCAGAAGGCACCGTTCATGCCATTGTTGAAAACAGGTGTGTAGCATAGACCTCCACGGGTGGTGTCCATAACATACACTATTGCTGCAGACATGTAGAGAATCGCCAGAACCAGATTGATGGAACACTCGGTGAGGGGCCACCAGGACGAGTCCAGCAGGATGGCTCTGTAGTACAGGGTCATTCCCATGACGACCAGGATAATTGTCACTATCCAGGCAAGGCCAACCACCACCAGGACAAAAGGTGTCTTGGGACCGGTGTAGTAACTGGCCCCGTATCCACCGACACCGCCGCCGAGCCCTCCGTAAAGCTGTGGCTGCGAGTAGCCAAACATGTTGAACCACTCGTTGTCCTTGTGAACGTAGGCGCAGACGCAGGCGAACACGGCAGCGCCCAGCAGCAACTGAACGCAGCCAAGGATCCTGAGCAGGCCGGCCCACGATTTCATGTAGGCATAGCGCAGGTGGTACTCCTCCACTCGCTCCTGGTAGGTCTGGGTGGAGGTGTTGCTGGGGGCAGTGGACATGATGTCCCGAGCTTCTGCACCCAGCAGCAGTGCTTCATGCTCCTTCTGGTAGCTGCCGAAAGGACGGCTGGAGCCTGGGAGGGAAGGGGATGGGGGGGCGGAATTAGGTGGTGAGCAGGGCACGCCCCCTGTGGTGTGGGACttgatgtttgttttagatGAAGGTGCAGAGGAATGGTTGGAGGGCGCAGGGGTGACAGACTTGGTTTTGGAGCCCTGGCTTCTGCTGCTGCCACCGAAGAAGTTTTTCACAGAGTCAGGGATGAAGCGGCGGACCGGCTTGATGTCCATGGCGTCGCGGTCGCCTTCGGGGGGCTCACTGTCACTGGGGGAGTAGAAGCTCTCTGGCCCAACTGCTGGCTGTTCAGGAAGAGGAGGCGGGGGAAGGGGGTCCAAGCTGAATGCTGGCACCTTCGCCATTCCATTTAAGGTTGGTGGTGGTGGCGGGGGTAGCTGGGTATCCAGATATGGGGGGTCTGCAGTAACCTCGTCATAAATTG contains the following coding sequences:
- the marveld2 gene encoding MARVEL domain-containing protein 2, with translation MSSRGFGRFDRARDFTIYDEVTADPPYLDTQLPPPPPPTLNGMAKVPAFSLDPLPPPPLPEQPAVGPESFYSPSDSEPPEGDRDAMDIKPVRRFIPDSVKNFFGGSSRSQGSKTKSVTPAPSNHSSAPSSKTNIKSHTTGGVPCSPPNSAPPSPSLPGSSRPFGSYQKEHEALLLGAEARDIMSTAPSNTSTQTYQERVEEYHLRYAYMKSWAGLLRILGCVQLLLGAAVFACVCAYVHKDNEWFNMFGYSQPQLYGGLGGGVGGYGASYYTGPKTPFVLVVVGLAWIVTIILVVMGMTLYYRAILLDSSWWPLTECSINLVLAILYMSAAIVYVMDTTRGGLCYTPVFNNGMNGAFCRTEAGQTAAIIFLFITMVLYFISAGVCLKLWRHEAARMRREAFAQEMKTVGSSIPLPILDSVSRASDQTPLPTVQPDIMDAQHFPVGSSLMTADPEILQGHIPAGHIPKPVVIADYIVKYPSIHSAEDRDRYKAVFTDQYAEYRDIHKEVEVMAKKFEEMDRMMQDLASRPSSQMEQERINKILKEYQMKKADPTYLEKRDRCEYLKNKLSHIKQKIQEYDQAAG